Genomic DNA from Chloroflexota bacterium:
CTTAATTTTCTTTTTCATGAACACCTCCTTTTAGGTAGGTGTTCATGATACGTTGATGTTGTGGCTATTCGATTGTCAAAGAGCGTTTGTCCACGATGTCCTGAACGTAAAATTTGTCCACGATGTCCTGAACGTTGTCACCTAGCCAAGGGGAAAGGGGTCAGCGAAAAAAGGCTGTTTCAGGTGATCCGTTCAGAATCCCCAAACGACATGATTCAACTGCGCCGGATATTGCAGATGGTCGAACCATCCGTGAACTGGCCCAAGGCGGCAAGGCTGCTTTGGTACTGGAACGAGCGAAGCAAGCGCGATTTACTGGAAGAGTATTTTATGAACCAGTCAAAGTAAATCAATCTCTTACAAAGAAAGGAAACCACCATGGACAAGAACTTCATCAATTTCCACATCCTAATTTCCCACAGTCCTTCGTGCCTCAACCGTGATGATATGAACATGCAGAAATCGGCCACATTCGGCGGAAAGCGGCGGGTGCGCATCTCCAGCCAAAGCCTAAAGAGGACAATGAGAAAAAGTCCATATTTTGACAAGATGTTAGGGCAAAACTCGACACGAACAAGGGAACTTAACAATCTCTTTTCCCTGCTTTCAAAAAAAATG
This window encodes:
- the casB gene encoding type I-E CRISPR-associated protein Cse2/CasB yields the protein MAIRLSKSVCPRCPERKICPRCPERCHLAKGKGVSEKRLFQVIRSESPNDMIQLRRILQMVEPSVNWPKAARLLWYWNERSKRDLLEEYFMNQSK